Part of the Halalkalibacter krulwichiae genome is shown below.
ATTATTTCAGAATCGATTTCTCATATTACATTAGCAGGTATTTCAGCTGGTGTTTTTATTGGTACGATAGGACCGGTATTTGAATCAATCAATCCAATGTATTTTGGGGTATTATTTGCACTTCTTGGTGCTTTAGTTACGGAACAATTAAGAAATGTATATCGTCATTTTCAAGAATTGGCCATTCCCATTATCTTATCAACAGCTGTTGGAATGAGTGCAATTTTTATTTCATTAGCTAGAACAGGATATAATGAATGGTATTCATATTTATTTGGAAGTATTGTCAGCGTAACAGTAAGTGATTTACAATTTATTATGATGACCGCTTTACTCGTTATTCTTTTAATAGGATTATTTTATAAAGAATTTATTTCCATCTCTTTTGATCAAGAGTTCGCAAAAGTTTCGGGAATATCCATTAAAATAGTAAATTTTGTGTTTGCATTATTAATTGCCCTAGTGATTTCAATGTCAATGAAGATTGTAGGGATTTTACTTGTTGGTGCGCTTGTCGTTATACCTGTAGCTACTAGTATTCAGTTAGCAAGAAGCTTCAAGCAGCTGGTGGGGTATGGGATTGTTTTTTCTCAGGTAGCAATCGCATCTGGTTTATACTTTTCTTATCAGTATGCGATAGCTACAGGCGGAATGATTGTATTAATGAGTGTATTGTTACTAATGGTAATTCTAGCTTTTAAAAAAGTAAGAGGGTAACCAATGGAGGGCTTAGTATGAATGTAACTGAAGCGATGGAGCTCTTAAAGGAGAAAGGGTATAAACATACTGATAAGAGAGCAGATATGTTACATCTATTTGCATTTGAAAAACGCTATTTATCGGCAAAAGATGTACTTGAACATATGCAAAATGATTATCCAGGAATGAGTTTTGATACGATTTATCGGAACCTTTCTCTCTTTTCGGAATTGAATATTCTCGAAGAAACTGAACTAGATGGAGAGAGGAAGTTTCGTTTTAGTTGTTCAGTATCTAAGCATCATCACCATTTAATCTGTTTAGAATGCGGAAAAACGAAACACATTGATAATTGTCCAATGGATTCACTTCAACAAATATTTCCAGATTTTGAAGTCACTGGTCATAAATTTGAGATTTATGGTAAGTGCCAGGAGTGTAAATAAGAAAAGAAGGAGCAAAAATCAAACTTTTGATTTTTATGCTCCTCTTTTAGGTATTTTCTCCTTTGGCCATTTCTTACTAATTGTTGTTTGAAGTGTCAAAATTAGATCAAGTTTAAGAAAATATCTTTTCTTTAATTTGAAAGCGTTTACTTTCGAGAGGGGAAGGTATAGAATAGAAGAAAGAATTATTTGACTTTTGTTAATGTTATGTTTTGATTTGGTTAATTTAATCAATTCGGTCATAAAATGAGTTAACTTTATATTTGAGGTGATAACATGGAAACGAATGTAAATAAATTATCTGAGGTCTTTGAAGTAAAATTAAACAGAGCTTTAAAAGATAACGAGATCGAGTTGATTAAATGGATGGTTAAGAATGATGAGAAGCATTTAATTCCATATTCCAAGAACAGTGACCTCAAAATGGAAATACAAAGCTAAAGTGACCAGGTATTATAAAGAATATAATCATCTATTCGTTCAATCCTAATGTTTAGGAGGGGATGATAAGATGACAAAGCCGCTTGTAAAATGTAATGTTGCCAATTGTACATTTTGGGGTGAGGGCAATAAATGCCAGGCAGAATCAATTCTTGTCGAAATTGATTCTCATGCAAATCGTGATTATAACATGGAAGCTGGAGAAGAACCTTATGAAAGAGCAGAACATAAGGATGCAGCCAACACGATAAAAGAGACATGTTGTCATACCTTCCAGCCAAAAGAGTAATTTTAAATGGGTTCAGAGAGAGCATTCTCTTTGAACCCATTTGTATGCTCAGCTATTCTCTTTAATCCAATTATTTACCCATTCCTTCGCTTCAACCCAGTTGTTTGCACGAACAACGGTTTTGGGAGCAGGAAGACGGTTATATGGTGTGTCCATTAAAATAACTGGTATATTAAATTCTTCGGCGATTGCAACAGCATTATCATGTTTATCTTCAAAGAAAATATCTAATTTGTGGTTTTTAACCGCTTCAATTTTATCGTGTTTTCCGACTAATTCAATATGGTCATAAGGAATTGATTTTTGTGTAAACCATTTTGTTGTAACATCAGCTAAATGATTACGGCGTGCAGTAATATAAATCAAATCATGGGATTTAGTCCATTCATGTAAGGTAGTTTCTGCACCTTTCGCAAGCTCAGCCTCTTCATATATAATTCCCTCGTTCTCTCCCATCCATTCCCAAAATTGTTTTTCTGAGATGCCTAAAACGGAAGTTAGGTCGTATTCAGTTATATCTTCTAATGTGAGTGATTTTTTAAAATGCTTATTTAAGTAGGGTATAAATGTAGTTGGGCAAGTAATTGTTCCATCAATATCTAGGCCCATTCGTTTTTTTACTGACATATTGTAAATTCACCTCATAAATGCTGTTTTTCCTTACATTACACGAAAAAGAGAAGCCGGTCTAGTGAACCCTTCCTTAATAAGAAAAGATTAACACCGATAATTCTAAATTAGTAAGTCATACTAAGTACTGTTCCCCGAAATAAAGAAAGTGAGGGATTTGTATGGCAGATCGAGAACATCCGAAAGATGAACCGATAAGGTTAGTTGATGAAGATGACCG
Proteins encoded:
- a CDS encoding metal ABC transporter permease produces the protein MELLNQLTFIERGVVAGVIIGVIAPIVGAFLLVRRVSIISESISHITLAGISAGVFIGTIGPVFESINPMYFGVLFALLGALVTEQLRNVYRHFQELAIPIILSTAVGMSAIFISLARTGYNEWYSYLFGSIVSVTVSDLQFIMMTALLVILLIGLFYKEFISISFDQEFAKVSGISIKIVNFVFALLIALVISMSMKIVGILLVGALVVIPVATSIQLARSFKQLVGYGIVFSQVAIASGLYFSYQYAIATGGMIVLMSVLLLMVILAFKKVRG
- a CDS encoding Fur family transcriptional regulator; this translates as MNVTEAMELLKEKGYKHTDKRADMLHLFAFEKRYLSAKDVLEHMQNDYPGMSFDTIYRNLSLFSELNILEETELDGERKFRFSCSVSKHHHHLICLECGKTKHIDNCPMDSLQQIFPDFEVTGHKFEIYGKCQECK
- a CDS encoding DUF1540 domain-containing protein, with product MTKPLVKCNVANCTFWGEGNKCQAESILVEIDSHANRDYNMEAGEEPYERAEHKDAANTIKETCCHTFQPKE
- a CDS encoding 5' nucleotidase, NT5C type; this translates as MSVKKRMGLDIDGTITCPTTFIPYLNKHFKKSLTLEDITEYDLTSVLGISEKQFWEWMGENEGIIYEEAELAKGAETTLHEWTKSHDLIYITARRNHLADVTTKWFTQKSIPYDHIELVGKHDKIEAVKNHKLDIFFEDKHDNAVAIAEEFNIPVILMDTPYNRLPAPKTVVRANNWVEAKEWVNNWIKENS